A window of the Jatrophihabitans sp. genome harbors these coding sequences:
- a CDS encoding SIS domain-containing protein, producing MAAEIAEQPAVLAGLLSEGAAGIAALGTRIAAFGPRFVLIAARGTSDHAALYAKYLVEVRLQLPAGLVSPSTLTLYGSRPDLSNVLFLAISQSGGSPDLVGSVEAARSCGAMTVAVTNNLSSALVAAAAHHVDIRAGRELAVAATKTYTAELLALYLLLCGGDAAAVPEAADRTLAGAPLAYAAAERYRSVQRLVTIARGFSYPTAREAALKVMETSYLSAQAFSGADLLHGPFAMIGPELPVIAIVTPGVGGAAMRQVLARLEAADADILRVGAESGGLPVASAGVAEELHPILEILPLQQLAWRLALDRGGDPDRPRGLSKVTQTW from the coding sequence ATGGCGGCCGAGATCGCTGAGCAGCCCGCCGTGCTGGCCGGGCTGCTGTCCGAAGGGGCCGCCGGGATTGCGGCGTTAGGAACACGGATCGCGGCGTTCGGGCCGCGGTTCGTCCTGATCGCCGCCCGCGGGACCAGCGATCACGCCGCGCTGTATGCGAAGTACCTCGTCGAGGTGCGGTTGCAGTTGCCGGCCGGCCTGGTGTCGCCCTCGACGCTGACCCTGTATGGCTCCCGGCCGGACCTGTCCAACGTGCTGTTCCTCGCAATCAGCCAGTCCGGTGGTTCGCCGGACCTGGTCGGATCGGTGGAAGCCGCGCGCTCCTGCGGCGCCATGACGGTGGCTGTCACCAACAACCTGTCGTCGGCCCTGGTAGCGGCAGCCGCGCACCACGTTGACATCCGGGCCGGCCGCGAACTGGCCGTCGCCGCTACCAAGACCTATACCGCCGAATTGTTGGCGTTGTACCTGCTGCTGTGCGGAGGTGACGCGGCCGCGGTGCCCGAGGCGGCCGACCGCACGCTTGCCGGTGCGCCGCTTGCATACGCGGCGGCCGAACGCTATCGCTCGGTTCAGCGGCTGGTCACGATCGCGCGCGGATTCTCCTATCCAACCGCGCGCGAGGCGGCGCTGAAGGTGATGGAAACCTCCTACCTGTCGGCGCAGGCGTTCTCCGGTGCTGATCTATTGCACGGCCCGTTCGCGATGATCGGTCCGGAACTGCCGGTGATCGCGATAGTCACGCCCGGGGTCGGGGGCGCGGCGATGCGACAGGTGCTGGCACGGTTGGAAGCCGCCGATGCCGACATCCTCCGCGTCGGCGCCGAGTCCGGCGGCCTGCCGGTGGCGTCGGCCGGCGTCGCCGAGGAACTGCATCCGATACTGGAAATCCTGCCGCTGCAGCAACTGGCCTGGCGGCTGGCGTTGGACCGCGGTGGCGATCCGGACCGACCGCGCGGATTGTCGAAGGTGACCCAGACATGGTGA
- a CDS encoding N-acetylmuramic acid 6-phosphate etherase, with protein MERMDTGPNTDAPRLDLLDTEAVVELLLCAEERVVPAVRASATTIAEGAVLLGDCIRDGGRVVLIGAGTSGRLAVCEAAELPGTFGLAPQRCVGIMAGGDHSLAGTDYDEDDVEAGARAVAAEGLSAGDVVVAVAASGRTPYAVAAAETARAAGATVIAVVAAAGSPLAALANVAIEVPTGEEVLRGSTRLTAGTAQKIVLNALTTSAMARAGRVHGDLMIDVVAANAKLRKRSVAIVAEIAGCPAEAAYEALTACAWNGRAAVLQLVAGLSPALATESAAAHHSLREALVALEG; from the coding sequence ATGGAGAGAATGGATACCGGGCCGAATACCGATGCCCCGCGGCTCGACCTGCTCGACACCGAAGCGGTCGTCGAACTGTTGTTGTGCGCCGAGGAGCGTGTCGTGCCGGCGGTACGCGCGAGTGCCACGACGATCGCCGAGGGCGCCGTGCTGCTCGGCGACTGCATCCGCGACGGTGGCCGAGTGGTGCTGATCGGGGCGGGTACGTCCGGGCGGCTCGCTGTCTGTGAGGCGGCGGAGCTTCCCGGAACCTTCGGCCTGGCGCCCCAGCGGTGCGTCGGGATCATGGCGGGCGGTGACCACAGCCTGGCGGGAACTGACTACGACGAGGACGACGTGGAGGCCGGCGCCCGTGCGGTGGCCGCCGAGGGCCTGAGCGCCGGGGATGTGGTCGTGGCGGTCGCGGCGAGCGGCCGCACGCCCTACGCCGTGGCCGCCGCCGAGACCGCTCGCGCGGCCGGTGCGACGGTGATCGCGGTCGTTGCCGCCGCAGGGTCACCGCTGGCCGCGCTGGCCAACGTCGCCATCGAGGTGCCGACGGGTGAGGAGGTGCTGCGCGGCTCGACCCGGCTCACCGCCGGCACCGCGCAGAAGATCGTGCTGAACGCGTTGACGACCAGCGCCATGGCGCGGGCGGGCCGGGTGCACGGCGACCTGATGATCGACGTGGTTGCCGCCAACGCGAAGTTGCGCAAGCGCTCGGTCGCGATCGTCGCCGAGATCGCAGGCTGCCCGGCTGAGGCCGCGTACGAGGCGTTGACGGCCTGCGCGTGGAACGGGCGCGCTGCCGTCCTGCAGCTGGTGGCAGGCCTTAGCCCGGCGCTTGCCACCGAAAGCGCCGCCGCGCACCACTCGCTGCGAGAGGCGCTTGTCGCGCTTGAGGGCTGA